From the Toxoplasma gondii ME49 chromosome VIIa, whole genome shotgun sequence genome, one window contains:
- a CDS encoding hypothetical protein (encoded by transcript TGME49_281030): MPPVGSGIPAVVDLHTDPPRCAVVHDPACNIRTVSWVGLQNALSILRLPPVSTPTLLLVFALPPQQNPHRSHYQLCYPHANHRPPMKQCAPKTPPMRQQFQLPEWQTNDHLSYHSLLPVMSTCHHTGRPDTKGALLSAAAPNSDRLAETNVTG; encoded by the coding sequence ATGCCCCCTGTTGGATCGGGCATTCCTGCAGTTGTCGACCTACACACCGACCCTCCCCGCTGTGCCGTCGTTCACGACCCTGCCTGCAACATTCGGACTGTTTCCTGGGTCGGCCTTCAAAACGCCCTCTCCATTCTCCGCTTGCCGCCCGTCAGCACCCccactctgcttctcgtcttcgccttgcCTCCCCAACAGAACCCGCACCGTTCTCACTACCAGCTGTGTTATCCCCACGCAAATCATCGTCCTCCAATGAAGCAGTGTGCACCCAAAACACCACCCATGAGACAACAGTTTCAGCTCCCCGAATGGCAGACCAACGACCACTTATCGTACCACTCATTGCTCCCTGTGATGTCCACCTGTCACCACACTGGACGCCCTGACACAAAAGGAGCCTTACTGTCAGCGGCTGCGCCCAACAGCGACAGGCTCGCAGAAACGAACGTCACAGGCTGA
- a CDS encoding hypothetical protein (encoded by transcript TGME49_280810~Signal peptide predicted by SignalP 2.0 HMM (probability 0.879) with cleavage site probability 0.233 at residue 62), giving the protein MAPPLTPTFLCGRASEGNMGTTAALHKKSPAQLFARANQIWRRRGALLLLSLHAFIFLAALSSLTPDVWSATRTFMAEAVISETRGLFVHMDSMNPAGNSKVEGSVGTEESTASEGSVTSEGSVTAEESVAAAGPLAVAHRATTNGRTKRGSRWWGDQANATDHHGVTAVDAGTRFSAQWKNDKLQVIFFATLAAATAVAVSIALSTEELATPAKSEEKQVLSGAKSRNGLRTSTHGNNKPRGH; this is encoded by the exons ATGGCGCCTCCACTCACTCCGACTTTCCTATGTGGACGAGCGAGTGAGGGCAACATGGGAACGACAGCTGCGCTCCACAAGAAAAGCCCCGCGCAACTGTTCGCGCGTGCCAACCAAATATGGCGTCGTCGAGGCGCGCTTTtactcctttctctgcatgcatttatcTTTCTAGCggccctttcttctctcacacCTGACGTTTGGTCAGCAACCCGGACCTTCATGGCTGAGGCGGTCATCAGTGAAACTCGCGGGCTTTTCGTCCACATGGATTCAATGAATCCCGCAGGCAACAGCAAGGTTGAAGGGAGTGTAGGGACCGAAGAGAGTACAGCGAGTGAAGGGAGTGTGACGAGTGAAGGGAGTGTGACGGCTGAAGAGAGTGTAGCGGCTGCAGGACCACTCGCTGTAGCCCACCGTGCGACCACAAACGGAAGAACCAAGAGAGGTAGTCGCTGGTGGGGCGACCAAGCCAACGCCACCGATCACCACGGAGTGACCGCAGTGGACGCCGGAACCCGCTTTTCAGCTCAGTGGAAGAATGACAAGCTGCAAGTGATATTCTTCGCGACTCT GGCTGCGGCCACTGCGGTTGCCGTCTCTATCGCCTTGTCGACAGAGGAGCTGGCGACTccagcgaagagcgaggagaagcaagtGCTCTCTGGCGCTA AGTCACGGAACGGCCTTCGTACATCAACACATGGAAATAATAAACCCCGCGGACACTAA